GATTTATAATCAAACACTTGATCTAAAGTTCCATTTTGTAGCAAAGGATACACCGACTGCCAATTTCCAGCGTAGTCAGTCAACGACCGATCTTTAACATCAGTATCCGAAAAATATCCATTTTCTACATTTTTTTCACTTTCAGAGGAGAGCTCTGCTTTTATTTCCTTGCCTTTAACAGAAGTGGTTTTCTTAAGGGATTCCAAATTCTCCTCCATTATAGAGATATAGTTTTCTCCCTCTTCAATTTGTTTTGCTGTAAGACTTTCTAATGGATTTAGGACGGCCATTTTTACATTGGCTTCGTTTGCTAAAGTTTTTGCGAATTTATTGTTTGAATTGTTCTCAAAATAAATATATTCTATACCATTATTCTCTACATATTTTTTTAATTCTGCTAAACGTGCAGCAGAGGGCTCTTGATCCGGATTAAGTCCTGATATTGGAATTTGATTTAAACCATAGTCTAGAGCTAAATAACGAAAAGCTGCGTGCTGTGTTACAAAGCTTTTCTGACTTGCATTTTGTAACTCCGAACTAAATTTTTCATCCAATTTTTTTAACTTACTCAGATATGTTGAAGAATTAGTTCCGAATACCTGAGCTTTTTGGGGATATAATTTTTTCAGTTGCTTCTCAATTGCTTCAACTTCCTTTATTGCCATTTTAGGAGATAACCATGTATGCGGGTCATAATCATGATGATGCCCCTCTTCCCCATGATTGTGCTCGTGCTCTTCTTCTGTTCCAGGGAGTAAAAGGAGACCCTGAGTGCCTTCAATAATTTTTGGATTATCTTTCTTCCATGAAGCTTTAGATTTATTGACCCATGTTTCCATATTTTCATTATGGTACACAAAGACATCTGAGTTGCGAATTGTTGTCATATCTTTTGCTGAGGGCTCATAATCATGTGGCTCAGACCCTGCCGGAACCAGCAGTTTAACATCGCCTTCATCTCCCACAATATTCTTTGTAAATTCATAGACTGGATAAAAGCTTGTAACAATGGACAATTTATCACTGTTTGAATTTGTTGTGT
This window of the Lactococcus garvieae subsp. garvieae genome carries:
- a CDS encoding zinc ABC transporter substrate-binding protein AdcA, yielding MVIFYKEKKKREFNHKKKIGVVLLGIASLSLLTACHTAQNKNTTNSNSDKLSIVTSFYPVYEFTKNIVGDEGDVKLLVPAGSEPHDYEPSAKDMTTIRNSDVFVYHNENMETWVNKSKASWKKDNPKIIEGTQGLLLLPGTEEEHEHNHGEEGHHHDYDPHTWLSPKMAIKEVEAIEKQLKKLYPQKAQVFGTNSSTYLSKLKKLDEKFSSELQNASQKSFVTQHAAFRYLALDYGLNQIPISGLNPDQEPSAARLAELKKYVENNGIEYIYFENNSNNKFAKTLANEANVKMAVLNPLESLTAKQIEEGENYISIMEENLESLKKTTSVKGKEIKAELSSESEKNVENGYFSDTDVKDRSLTDYAGNWQSVYPLLQNGTLDQVFDYKSKIKGDKSPSAYKKYYEQGYKSDVSNILIDNNTMTFTKNNVKHKYHYKYKGYKILTYEKGNRGVRYLFETEDNNAGELKYVQFSDHAIAPMKAAHFHIFYGSESQEKVLEELENWPTFYPSDLSPQEIAQEMIAH